Genomic DNA from Ruminococcus sp. OA3:
TGTGAGTACGGAAGAGGAGCTGTATCGGGCTGTAAGGCGGGTATACAGTGAATTTGCATATGACGAACGGTATCGGACCTTCCACAGTAAATTTAATTATCTGGACGGTCCGCACACCAGCCGGGCGGTGATCGACCGGCTTCATGCTTTGTGTGGGACGGGCAGAAGGGGATAAGGTATGAAGAAAGTATTGCTGGTGACACATGTGGGAGATTTTATACCGCAGTTTGAGATGAGAAATGTCCGGTATCTGCAGAGCATCGGATATGAGGTTCATTATGCGGCTGATTTTAAGCAGTCTTCTTACGGGAACAGTGCGGAAAAGCTGAAGGGATCAGGTGTGGTCTGTCATCAGGTTCCGTTCGAGCGCTCTCCGTTTAAGGTGAAAAATATTCATGCATACCGCGTACTGAAGGAGCTTCTGGCATCGGAACACTTTGAACTCATTCACTGCCATACGCCTATGGGCGGTGCCATGGCACGTCTGGCCGGGAGAACCTATCGGAAGCGGGGGCTTAAGATTATCTACACGGCACACGGCTTTCACTTTTTTAAAGGCGCACCGCTTATCAACTGGATGATTTATTATCCGGTGGAGCGTCTGCTGTCACGCTGGACGGACGTACAGATAACGATTAACCGTGAAGATTACCAGCGTGCACGCAAATTTCATGCAAATAAAGTGGTGAGGATCCCGGGGGTGGGGATCGACCTGTCTTCCGCCCGGGAACGGAAGCTGCTCGACAAAGAGGCTTTCCGCAGATCACTGGGGGTAGGGCCTGATGATTTTTGTCTGCTCTCCGTGGGGGAACTGGATGCCAATAAGAATCATGTTGTTGTCCTTGAGGCGTTGCAGAAGATGGACCGGTCAAACATCCGGTATCTGATCTGCGGAAAAGGCTGCCTGCAGGACCGGCTCGCCAGGGAAATCTCAGACAAAGGTCTTTCGGACTGCGTTTCGCTGCTGGGATACCGGGATGATGTGGAGCAAATATATGAAGCCGCCGATCTGTTTGTATTTCCTTCGCACCGTGAGGGACTGTCAGTGGCACTGATGGAGTCTATGGCAAAAGGACT
This window encodes:
- a CDS encoding glycosyltransferase family 4 protein, yielding MKKVLLVTHVGDFIPQFEMRNVRYLQSIGYEVHYAADFKQSSYGNSAEKLKGSGVVCHQVPFERSPFKVKNIHAYRVLKELLASEHFELIHCHTPMGGAMARLAGRTYRKRGLKIIYTAHGFHFFKGAPLINWMIYYPVERLLSRWTDVQITINREDYQRARKFHANKVVRIPGVGIDLSSARERKLLDKEAFRRSLGVGPDDFCLLSVGELDANKNHVVVLEALQKMDRSNIRYLICGKGCLQDRLAREISDKGLSDCVSLLGYRDDVEQIYEAADLFVFPSHREGLSVALMESMAKGLPALASRIRGNVDLIEEGRGGILVSSREPDEFADGIRRLKRDPELCRKMGAYNQRAVVRYDTCEVEKVMSRVYHEVLG